In Nitrospirota bacterium, one genomic interval encodes:
- a CDS encoding chemotaxis response regulator protein-glutamate methylesterase, which yields MVRVLIVDDSAFMRNALSSMLSSDPEIQVVGLARDGLDAIEKVLQLKPDVVTMDVEMPRLDGLGALKQIMERYPVPVIMVSSLTTEDAKVTLDALDLGAVDFISKNLSNLSIDIVKIKEILINKVKEIAKKARPLRRPVVARKLETVHAPTLMPVPSQGGTSRTTGERRVSVVAIGSSTGGPKALQEIIPKLPKDFPVPIIIAQHMPATFTGPFAQRLNELSQVTVQEAKEGDVLKAGVVLIAPGGGHMRVQRRRSLETIISISDAIEEYIYRPSVDALMLSVSECFPGRALGVILTGMGNDGVKGMKVMKQGGARIFAQNEETCVVYGMPKAVVDAGIADKILAVEEIAGEMVNSV from the coding sequence ATGGTTCGCGTATTAATTGTCGACGATTCCGCGTTCATGCGCAATGCGCTTTCGAGCATGCTCTCCTCTGACCCGGAGATTCAGGTTGTGGGTCTGGCGCGTGACGGTCTTGATGCCATTGAGAAGGTGCTGCAGCTGAAGCCTGATGTCGTGACCATGGATGTCGAGATGCCCCGTCTTGACGGTCTTGGTGCGCTGAAGCAGATCATGGAGCGCTATCCGGTGCCGGTGATCATGGTGAGTTCTCTGACGACCGAAGATGCCAAGGTGACTCTTGATGCCCTTGATCTTGGCGCGGTGGACTTTATATCAAAGAACCTTTCGAACCTCTCGATCGATATCGTCAAGATCAAGGAAATCCTGATCAATAAGGTGAAAGAGATTGCGAAAAAGGCGCGCCCTCTGCGCAGGCCGGTTGTTGCCAGAAAGCTGGAGACAGTTCACGCTCCAACGCTGATGCCAGTCCCCTCACAAGGAGGGACAAGCAGGACAACCGGCGAGCGCAGAGTCAGCGTCGTTGCCATTGGCTCCTCAACGGGAGGCCCCAAGGCCCTGCAGGAGATTATTCCGAAGCTGCCCAAAGATTTCCCTGTGCCGATCATTATTGCACAGCATATGCCGGCTACCTTTACCGGTCCGTTTGCCCAGCGGCTGAACGAACTGAGCCAGGTTACGGTACAAGAGGCAAAAGAAGGCGATGTGCTGAAGGCCGGCGTGGTGCTGATCGCGCCGGGCGGCGGACATATGCGGGTGCAGAGAAGGCGTTCTCTCGAAACGATTATCTCGATATCTGACGCGATAGAGGAATATATTTACCGGCCCTCGGTTGATGCGCTTATGCTGTCTGTTTCAGAGTGCTTCCCCGGCCGTGCCCTGGGAGTAATTTTGACCGGTATGGGCAATGACGGTGTGAAGGGCATGAAGGTTATGAAGCAGGGCGGCGCGCGTATCTTTGCCCAGAACGAGGAGACCTGCGTTGTGTACGGCATGCCGAAGGCGGTTGTGGATGCAGGCATTGCGGATAAGATCCTTGCGGTCGAAGAGATCGCGGGTGAGATGGTAAATTCGGTTTAG